TACGACATGCGCGGCAAGAAGTTCTGCGTGGTGATGAGCGGCAACCCGTACACCGAGTCCGGCGACGTGTTCAAGATTCCCGACATGCTCGCCAACCGCGCCGACATCTACAACCTCGGCGACACCCTGGGCGGCATGCAGGAGGCTTTCGCGCTGAGCTACATCGAGAACAGCCTGACCTCCAACCCGGTGCTGGCGCCGCTGGCCACCCGCGACATGGCGGACGTCTACCGTTTCGTCGCCAAGGCCGAGGGCAAGCCGTTCTCCGCCAACGAGCTGAGCCATACCTACAGCGCCGCCGAGATCAACGAGATCACCGCCACCCTGCAGCGCCTGATGCAGGTGCGTGACGTGGTCGGTCGGGTCAACCAGCAGTACATCGTCAGCGCCGCGCAGGCCGACAGCTACCGCACCGAGCCGCCGTTCAAGCTGCAGGGCAGCTACCGCAACATGAACAAGATGGCGGAGAAGATCAGCTCGGTGATGAACGATGCCGAGCTGCTGCAACTGATCGCCGACCACTACCAGGGTGAGTCGCAGCTGCTCACCACTGGCGCCGAGGAGAACCTGCTCAAGCTCGCCGAATTGCGCGGCAACATGACGCCCGAGCAGGCCGAGCGCTGGGCGCAGATCAAGCGCGACTTCATGCGCAACAAGGCCATGGGCGGCAGCGATACGGATGTTGGCGGGCGTGTGGTGGCGCAGCTCAATGATCTGGTGGAAAGCGTGCGCGGCCTGGGCGCTACCGGCAAGCCGGCCGGCGCGGCGCCGAGCATTCCCTGGGAACAGTTGCTGGCCGGGCTGGATAACCTGGGCAAGCTGCGCCCGCAGGTGGAGGTGGTTGCGCCGCCACAGCCGGGCACGCAAAAATTGCTCGAAAGCCTGGCCGATAGCCTGGAAAACAGCTTCCTGCCGCTGATCAGGGCGATGGACAAGAAGATCGACATCGATTTGCGCACCCACAACCGCATGCTGGAAATCTCCACGCAACTACGTGATCTCGGCACGCTGCTCGGGCATGAGCAGCGCAGCGACGCCGCGGACGACGAGGCGCCGTGAGGCGAGGCTGGCTTGTCGAGTTGCGCCCGCTGATCGTGATCAGCGGCGCGATGTTGCTGGTGCAACTGGTCAATGGCGCCCTCGGCGGCGCCTTGAACCTATGGGGCCTGGTGCCCCGGCATATCGAGGCGCTGCCCGGCATTTTCCTTGCGCCCTGGCTGCATGGCAGTTGGGCGCATCTGCTCAGCAACCTCAGCGGCCTGCTGGTGCTCGGTAGCCTGGTGCTGCTGCGCTCGCGCCGCGATTTCTTCTTCGCCAGTGCCTTCATCATCATCGGCAGCGGCATGCTGGTCTGGCTGTTCGGCCGCACCGGCCTGCACGTCGGTGCCAGCGGCTGGCTGTTCGGCTTCTGGGGGCTTTTGCTGGCACGGGCCTGGTTCGAGCGCAGCCTGCTCGACCTGTTGCTGGCGGTGCTGGTGTTCTTCCTCTACGGCGGCTGGTTCTTCGGCCTGCTGCCGCGTGCCGGCGTTTCCTTCGAATACCACCTGGCGGGAGCTTTCTGCGGTGTGCTGTACGCCGCGCTGACTCGTCGCCGCATTCAACGATAAAAAGGGACTTTTAATGGATTTCAATCGCCTCGATCAGCAACTGCGTGACAGTTTGGCCGACCTGCGTCTGAGCAACGAGGAACGCGACGAGCTGCGCCAGCTGGGCAGCGAGCTCAGTAGTGATCAGGTGCGCTTCATGCGCAACCGCGCTTTCGCCCTGGCTCGCGAGTTGATGCGCGAGCCGGCCAACATCGAACCGGTGCTGAAGTGGCTGGAGCAGGTGATCAAGACCCTCGACAGCGTCGGTAGCGCGCCCCGCGTGGAGCATGCCAGCGCTCACTTCAGCCCGGGGGAGAGCTGCCGGCGCAAGATTCGCGAGCTGTGCCGCCAGGCACGCAGCAGCGTGGATATCTGCGTCTACACCATCTCCGACGATCAGCTCAGCGAGGAGGTGCTTGCCTGCCATCAACGCGGCATTGCCGTGCGGGTGATCACCGACAACGAAAAGCAGTTCGACGAGGGCAGCGATATCCAGTGGCTCCGCGACAAGGGCGTGCCGCTGCGCATCGATGCTGGGCCCTTCCACATGCATCACAAGTTCGCCCTGTTCGACGGGCGCCTGCTGCTCAACGGCAGCTTCAACTGGACGCGCAGCGCCACCACCAGCAACGAGGAAAACCTCCTGGTGATCGATCATCCGCAGCTGGTCGCGGCCTATGGCCGTGAGTTCGAAGCACTCTGGGCGCGCTACGCAGGCAACTGATGGATCACCCTCACGCCCGCCAACTGCTCGGCTTCTATCGCAGCTGCTACCTGGCCGATAGCCGCGACCTGGATCTGGACAACCTGAGCAAGCTGCCCGCCAATCGCTGGGCCTGGCTCGATGGGCGCGAGGAGCTGGCCAGCGGAGGCTTGCCGCTGCTGCCATTGGCGGCCGAGCTGGGCCGCAGCCTGGCCGAGGCGCAGGCGCTGTATCAACGCGAGCTGCAACTGGTCTACGGCGTGTTGCCGATCTGTGGCCGGCTGCAGCTGGATAGCGGTGGTTCACAGGCAATCTGCGGCCCGCTGTTCTATTACGAGGCGAGCCTGCAGCCGACGACGGATGGGCAGAGCCACTTGCTCGCCATCGACCCGCAGCAGGTGCATGGAAACTGGCGTCTGCTGCGCCGTCTGTTCGATGAAAGTGGCAACGCTAGCCTCGATGGACTGCCACTGCCGACAGGCGCACTGGATGCGGCCTCGCTGGGCCAGTTGCTCGCCTGGGTGGCGCGCAATACACAGGTGCGCGAGGTCAGCGAGGCCGCTGGTTTCCCGCAGTTGGTAAGCGATGAAGTGTTGGCCAAGGCCCTGCGGCGTCGCAGTTTGTCGCTGCAGGCCGGTGCCTTCGTCGCGCTGGTGCCGCGCGGCAGCGGTAGCCGTGGCATCGCCCATGAGTTGCAACTGCTGCAGGACGCCGAGCGACTGTCGCCGGCCTTGTTGCAACTGCTCGGCGAAACACCTCCTGTGCAGACGGCAGGCTCGACCAGCAGGCCGCAGCGCCTGCCGGCGCAGCTCAGCGCTGCCCAGTGCCAGGCGCTGGCCAATGTCGCGCGCCACCCGCTGAGCCAGATTTCCGGTCCGCCCGGTACCGGCAAGAGCTACAGCCTGGCGGCGCTGGCGCTGGATCGTTATCTGCAGGGTGAGAGCGTGCTGCTGGTCAGCCGTAGCGCCCAGGCTGTGCGCGTCATCGCGCACAAGTTGCGGGAGGATTTCGGCTTGCGCGACGGCGTGCTCGAAGGCGATGGGCAGAGCCTGCGCCAGGCCTTGCGCGAGCGCCTGGAGCGGTTACTGCAGGGTGAGTTCGAGTGGGTGTCGGAGCAGGTCGAAGAGCGTCAGCGCAGCGAGCTGGAAGTGCTGACCGAGGCCGAGCGGCGCCTGTCGGCAGATTTCCGTAAGCGTTGCGAGCAGGCCGTGCGCTGGAGCCGCCTGTTGCTGCGTGCCGAACGCGGCAGCCTGGCTTTCTGGCAGCGCTGGTTGCAGGTGCCCTGGGTGCGCAAACGTATCGGCAGCAGTGTGCGCCCCTGGGCATTGCTGGATGAGTTGCGCGATTGCCAGCAGCGCCGCCAGCTGCTCAGTCGTGAGCACCTCAATAGTCATCGCGCCCTGA
The genomic region above belongs to Pseudomonas sediminis and contains:
- a CDS encoding rhomboid family intramembrane serine protease, with amino-acid sequence MRRGWLVELRPLIVISGAMLLVQLVNGALGGALNLWGLVPRHIEALPGIFLAPWLHGSWAHLLSNLSGLLVLGSLVLLRSRRDFFFASAFIIIGSGMLVWLFGRTGLHVGASGWLFGFWGLLLARAWFERSLLDLLLAVLVFFLYGGWFFGLLPRAGVSFEYHLAGAFCGVLYAALTRRRIQR
- a CDS encoding phospholipase D-like domain-containing protein, producing MDFNRLDQQLRDSLADLRLSNEERDELRQLGSELSSDQVRFMRNRAFALARELMREPANIEPVLKWLEQVIKTLDSVGSAPRVEHASAHFSPGESCRRKIRELCRQARSSVDICVYTISDDQLSEEVLACHQRGIAVRVITDNEKQFDEGSDIQWLRDKGVPLRIDAGPFHMHHKFALFDGRLLLNGSFNWTRSATTSNEENLLVIDHPQLVAAYGREFEALWARYAGN
- a CDS encoding DEAD/DEAH box helicase yields the protein MDHPHARQLLGFYRSCYLADSRDLDLDNLSKLPANRWAWLDGREELASGGLPLLPLAAELGRSLAEAQALYQRELQLVYGVLPICGRLQLDSGGSQAICGPLFYYEASLQPTTDGQSHLLAIDPQQVHGNWRLLRRLFDESGNASLDGLPLPTGALDAASLGQLLAWVARNTQVREVSEAAGFPQLVSDEVLAKALRRRSLSLQAGAFVALVPRGSGSRGIAHELQLLQDAERLSPALLQLLGETPPVQTAGSTSRPQRLPAQLSAAQCQALANVARHPLSQISGPPGTGKSYSLAALALDRYLQGESVLLVSRSAQAVRVIAHKLREDFGLRDGVLEGDGQSLRQALRERLERLLQGEFEWVSEQVEERQRSELEVLTEAERRLSADFRKRCEQAVRWSRLLLRAERGSLAFWQRWLQVPWVRKRIGSSVRPWALLDELRDCQQRRQLLSREHLNSHRALNVKRLLVSDRALFVRYNQAIRARNSQRQLALFEGIDPARLLAAFPIWVVTLDELHRLLPLRPELFDVMVMDEATQCDIASALPAFQRCKRAVVTGDARQLRHISFLSCVRETQLLQRAGLQAEEREAWSYRDNSVLDLVGLQLGSQEAVVFLDEHFRSRPALIRFSNELFYDQRLRVMKERPGLDACDSLQLLRIDGQRGRNGVNEAEVERVLELITAHLAEYQSSPLKPSIGVLSPFRDQVERIRLRIGETLPLEQLREFRLLVDTPYGFQGEERDLMILSFAIDRESSQAANYLNRADLFNVAITRARERQVLLFSGDERQLSATHLLRRYLEFLQKPGVSWQAGAVEDTRQNLCQALEGQGVSVWSHYPLAGQVLDLFCRRGDKCLAIDLIGFPGEGEGFLELERYLVLARAGLETLPLSYGLWHEAPEQAVQAVLARL